AAGCGGCCTACTAAGTTTCTAGCATCTTGCTCTTTTTTAGGCCGTTTATTCCAATCTTTTAAATTAATAAAAGATATTCCTGAGTAAGATTTGGGGGTAAATGTAAATAGATCAAGACCTGCAAATGTAACTATATCAGCTACTTCTGGTTGTGCTAAAAAGCGTTTATCAGCCTCATCAGTCACCGCTTTAGTGCGTGATAGGGAAGCGCCAGGCAGTAATTGTGTCATAATAAAAGAATATCCTTGATCCTCATCTGGTACTAAGCTGGTTGGTATGCGTGAAAATAATACTCCACTGGCAATTAAAATACCTATAAAAATGGTGATACCTAACGACGCCCGTTTGATTAAAAATTTGACTTTGTCAGTGTAACTTAAAGTTAATTGTTCAAACCAATTGTTAAACCATCTGAAAAACTTTAAGGGTTCATTATGAGATGGCTTAATGATTAAAGCGCAAAGAGCAGGGGTTAAAGTAAGAGCCACAATACCAGAAATGATTACCGAAATAGAAATGGTAATAGCAAACTGCTTATACATTTCACCAGTGAGTCCACCCATAAATGCAACTGGGATAAATACCGCACAAAGTACTAATACAATGGCTATAACAGGACCAGTTACTTCTTGCATAGCTTTAATTGACGCCTGATATGCCGGTAGCTGCTCCTCTTTCATAATTCTTTCAACATTTTCTAGTACTACTATAGCATCATCTACTACTATCCCAATAGCTAACACTAAGCCAAACAAGGTAAGTAAATTAATTGAGAAACCAAGCAAGTACATTCCAGCAAAGGTTCCAATTAATGATACAGGGACGGCTATAATGGGAATTAATGTAGCTCTAAAATTTTGTAAAAATAAATAAACCACTAGTACTACTAAAATAATAGCTTCTATAAAGGTGCTAATTACTTCATTAATAGATACTTGAATAAATTGAGTAGTATCAAAGGGAATAGAATGATTTATTCCTGTTGGGAAACTATGTGCTAATTCGGCCATTTTTGCTTTAATAGCCGTAGCGGTTTTTAATGCATTTGCTCCGGGCTGTAAGAATATTCCAATTGCTACTGCGGGGGTACCATTGTAGCTTGCTGCAAAGCTGTAGTCTTGAGCGCCTAATTCAATGTTAGCAACATCCTTCAGTTTAAGCAGCCTACCTTTTGAATCAGCCCTTAATATGATCTCTTCAAATTCTTTAACTTCGCTAAGACGGGCAGGAGTATTAATAGTATAAGTAAATTGTTGCGGGGATTTAAGAGGTTCTTGGCCAAACTGCCCGGCAGCATATTGTGAGTTTTGTTCCCTAAGGGCTTTTATTACTTCATTAGGAGTTAAGTTGTAGAAAGCTAATTTATCTGGTTTAAACCAGATTCTCATTGAATAATCTTTAGCGCCAAATAACATAGCATCACCAACACCGGGAATGCGTTTAAGCTCATCAATAATATTTAAAAGTGCATAATTGCTAATATAAATAGGATCATATTTTCCTGAGCTGGAAAACATAGTAACTACTTGTAAAATAGAGCTGGATCTTTTAGTTACGCTGATTCCGTTTCTTCTTACCTCTTCCGGGATACGTGCTAAAGCAGCTTGAACACGATTGTTTACATCGATTGTTGCTTGTTCCGCATCAGTGCCAATCTCAAAAGTTAAAGTAAGATCTAACTGACCATTATTGGTGGCTAGTGAGCGCATATAAAGCATATTGCTAACACCGTTAATTTGCTGTTCAAGAGGAGCAGCAACAGTATTGGATACTACTTCGGCATTAGCTCCTGGATAGTGAGCGGTTACTACTACTTCGGGCGGGACGATTTCCGGATATTGAGCAACCGGTAGGTTATTCATGGCTGCAATACCTGCAAGAACAATAATAATAGATATTACTGCTGAAAATACAGGGCGGTTAATAAAAAATTTAGCAAACATAATAATTTATAAATGATATTATTGTTCTTTAGTTTGATCAGTTTGATTATTTTCAGTATCCACTATAACTACTTGTTGAGGGTATATTTTAATCATTCCCTCTGTGACAATGCGATCACCTGATTCTAAGCCATGTTCAATCATTCTTCCTTGTTCGATTAAGCTACCTAATTTAACAGGTTTAATTATAATCTTATTATCATTATTAACTGTGTATACAAAGGTACCTTGTGAACCCTGCATTACTGCTTGATCTGGAATAATAATTGCTCCGTTAATTTTAATTCCTTTAATTATAACTTTTGCAAATTGCCCAGGTGTAATTTTATTTGCCGGATTTGGAACAATAGCAGTGGCTTTTATAGTGCTAGTTTGTTCATCAATTACACTATCATTAAAATGAAAGGATCCTTCATGTTCATAGAGTTCATCATTATCTAGCTTAAGTGCTATTTTTAAATCATTGATTTGGCCGGAGGAACTTATCTTTTTAAGATAATTTGTTAAAAAATCTTGATCAGAATATCCAAACTCTACATAACAAGGATCTAATTGTACCACTTTAGTAAGTAAGGTTGAATTGGCCAACACCAAATTACCTTCAGTATATTCTGCTTTGCCTGCAATTCCATTAATAGGAGCTGTAACATTGGTATATTCTAGATTGATACTAGCTGTGCGAGCATCTGCTTCGGCTTGTTGGAAGTTTGCTAAAGCTTCTTCATATTCACGAGAGCTAACAGTTTTTTCATGAAACAATTTCTTTATACGTTGATAATTGTGTTCAGTTTGTTGTAAACGTGATTTAGCTTTCATTGAGGCTGCTTCTAAAGATTCCTTTTCAAGTTTAAAAAGTATGTCTCCTTTGTGGACATATTGACCTTCCTTGTATACTTGTTCAATGATAATCCCATTAATTTGAGGCTTAATTTCTGCATATTTAAAGCTGGTTACACGGCCACTATAATCGCTAGCTAGCTCGACATCGTGTGGGATAATGGTTTGTGTTGTTACATGAGGATTATAATTAGAAGAGGGGTTGGAATAGTTATAATTTATCCATAGTTTAGTAAATATAATAATTACTATAACTAATACTAAGATATAAAATTTGTAAGATGATTTAAGCTTAATTTTCATATGTAATATGTTTATATTAAAAGTGATTTTAATAATAATTATTTATAAATAATACATCTATTATATACATTCAACAATGAATGTATATAATTATAATAATAAATTTTACTTGTGGTTGTAAATGATAGGTATAGATGGTTAGGCGATCTAAAGAAGAGGCTGAGAAGACACGGGCGTTAATATTAGATACTGCAGAAAATATTTTCTTGCAAAAGGGGGTGGCTGATACCTCCTTAGCAGATATAGCTAAAGCAGCAGGTGTAACCAGAGGGGCAATTTACTGGCACTTTAAAAATAAGATGGATTTATTTGATGCTATGCATCAAAGGGTTAGTTTTCCGCTAGATAAGTTATTTGATGAGATGGTCAGTAATCATCATAGCCCTATGCTAGCCCTTAAAGAAATTTGTACTTATTGTTTACAATCGCTTGCTGAAGATGAGCATATGCGCAGGGTGTATACTATATTGTTATTTAAGTGCGAACAATTTGCTCATGATAGTAAATTTAAACGCCATGAACAGATGCGCCAAGAAGCTCTTTCTAAAATGGAAAAGATATTTATGTTGGCTCAGGAAAAAAGAGAATGCAATTTATCCTTTACACCTCAAGGAGCTGCGCTTGCTTTATATTCTTTTATGCAGGGAATATTCTATGATTATTTATTTAATCCTAAGCGTTATAGTATAACTAGCGTTTCTATAGAACTTATAGATATATTCTTTAAATCATTTGTAGCTCGGTGATGTAATGGGTTAACTTGTACTCGGTTTGTTTCTTGCTTGGTAGATTAGTTCGATTTTACTGGTTTCGGTTAATTGAAATTTTCTGGCTTTCAAGATAGTACAGCGAATGCTAATATAATCCTTAGCCCAGATATAAGGCCAGAAATAACTAGTAAAATTCCATTTAATGTTGAATTTATTCAGTAGCTTGGTGGATAGCTTAAATCTCTTTTCAAAAAGAATTATAATGCGTTGCTTGTAATAGTTAATATTGGTTTCCAATTGAAAAGGTTTAAGAAATTTTTTGAATTGGAATTGAATAGTAGTTTCAGGGTAATAAAGCCGAATATGTTCTCCAATAGATTGTAAGCGCTGTTTATCATACTCATTTAAAAATTCTGAATGATTTTGTTGAATAGTGAGGGTGTTTGCACCATTTATACGAATACTTTCTTTTCTATTCCACCATTTATGATTATTAAAGGTACTATCCATTAAGCAGTCTTCCCAGCGTAAATTAAGCCAGGTGCATATGCTATCTAAAGCCTCTTTTTTATGGTTATGAAGATCTTCGAGTTTAAGAGCACCAATGGTCACATGATCTTTCTGGCAATATGGAACAATACCATGGGTTTGATAATTACAAACATGTAAAGGTTTATCTTTATAAATTTGGGAAATAGAAGACTCTAAGCAATTAACTTTAAATAATTCTTGATTATACAAATTATGTTTAATAGAAGAACCAATCGATTGAATAGGATTTCTTAACATATGTAAAAAATACACTTTTTCAAAGTCTTCACATAAGTCTAAAGCATATTGCTTAGGATTGCTATGAATAGGAAATATTAAAAACTCAGCATCCTTAATATCTTTGCCCATCGCTTTGTTATAAGCTTGGTAGATGCTTACCAGGAAGCTGGCTCTAGTAAATTCTTGAGGAAAGCTTGCTAAAAAATGTTGTATGTATAAATCTCTATCAATGGCAGCATTTTGCATGCGATCTTCACCCATGTCGTTTAAGCCATAAATGTCATGAATAGGTGCATCTGCTTCAAAAAAATAAGAAAAGTCTTTTAAATGTTCGGCAATTAATTTGTCTCTAGACAAAAATTGATAATGCTTATCCCATCTATAATAAAACTCTATCCCAAATAATGCCGGTAAAGATAATATTTGGTTGTGACCATCAAGGTAGCTATGAACTAAGGTAGTTCCACTAGAACCAAAATTTTGAATTGCAATTACTTTCATAAATAATTAATTATTGTTGTTATTATTTTTTGCTAATTACCCATGCTCTGGTTTTGTATAGCACTTCGATTTGCTGGTTATCGTCTATTTTTTTATCTATAAAGGCAATAAATTTAGTAAAATTTTCTTCGCCTATTTGATGCCTAATGTCATTAACAGAATTCCACACACCAATGTAAGAATCTTTAGTAAAAGTTTGTGTATGATAACCTTCAAGATATAATAGTTTTTCGAAATTATCTAAACTGCTAAGCTTGGATGCTAGGTTATTTACAAATTCTGAAGATCCTGAAGATACTCTACTAATATTAGGTCTTAATTCATTTAAATAGCTTTCAATTTCAATAAAAAGCGGATTATATTCTATAACTCTTGGATTCCAAATGGCTACAAATGTACCTCCTGGTTTTAAAATGCGATGAAATTCCTCAATAGCTTGATTAAAATTAACCCAATGAAATGAAGAAGCCATGCTGACTAAGTCTAATGAGTGGCTAGGTAGGTTAGTATTTTCACCAGCACCGTCTATCCATTCAATTGCTAAATTTTGGCTATCTTTCATACCATGAGTGCGCATATCTTCATTAGGTTCTACTGCATAAATTTTCCCACTAAATTGATTAGCGAGTATTCTAGTCCAAATGCCAGTACCTGCTCCTACATCAGCGCATGTTAAATTATTACCTTTACCAATATATCCTTCAATTGCATTGATTACATCATAACTGTAACCAGGGCGGTATTTTGAATAATCTTCCGCCAGACCTGTAAAGTCACCATGCTTAATTGCTGTATCTGTGCTCATATTTGTTCCTTTATAGTTGTATTGTACTATGATACGGTAATAAATGAATTAATTAATTAAATTATATTTCATCTTTTGATATTAAAACTATGTATAATATAAAACTTTTAATTGCAACTGAAATTATTAAGCAGATTATTTGTTTATTGAGGACCAAAAATAATAATCGGTTATTTATATTGTTAGTACTAAGCTTTCGATGGTTTGAGTAATTGTACTAATTTCATTTTGATTTGTAATAAAAGGGGGCATAGTGTAAAGCACATTACCAAATGGCCTAAGCCAAGCTTCCTTTTTTCTAATTAGGCTTCTCATAAGTAAAATATCTTTAATTGAACAATCAAGTTCTACTGCGCCTATGGCTCCTAATACTCTTACCTCTTTGACTTTATGGTGTTTTTTTAAAGGCTCTAATTGGGATTTTAATTGGTCACTCATATTTGCTACTTGCAGCTTCCTTGGCTTTTGTTCAAATAGCTCTATTGATCCTATTGCAGCCATGCATCCTAAAGGGTTAGCTGCAAAGGTTGTACCATGCTTTAGTGCATATTCAGGATTATCTGAATAAAAGCTAAAAAATACCTCGTCAGTTGTGCCAACTGCTGCGAAAGGTATTACTCCGCTAGTGATTCCTTTACCTAAGCAAATAATATCTGGTGTAATGCTAGCATGATCACAGGCGAAATATTTGCCAGTCCTATAAAACCCCGTGGCAATCTCATCAGCAATAAATAAAAGCCCATATTTTTTGGTTATTTTATAGATTTCAGCTAATATCTCAGGAGTATGAAACTTCATTCCACCAGCACCTTGAAATATTGGTTCAATTATAACAGCAGCTATTTGTTCTTTATTGTTGCTGAGTAACCTATCAAAATCAGCTAAATCCTGCTTGTTTTGGGGAAGTTTAGATTTAATAGAATGTTCATTTTTTTTAGCAAATTGGTGGGTAATAGTATTATCATCAGTAACAATCGAGCAACCGATAGTATCGCCATGATAACTATTTTCAAAATAAATAAATTTAGAACGATACTGCCTTTGATTACTATAATATTGTAAGGCAATTTTTAAGGCAATTTCTACTGCCACTGAGCCTGATTCGCAATACACAAAATGCTCAAGACCTTGAGGCAGTATTTTAATCAGCTTTTTAGATAATTCATAAACCGAATTATGCGCAAGCCCTGCAAACATGATATGCGGCAAATCATTAACTTGTTTTACCACTTTGCTCACAATATAAGGATGTGCATGACCATGACAAGTGCTCCACCATGAAGAAATACCATCTATCATTCTTTTGCCATTTTCTAAGGTTAAATATACACCTTGAGCAGATTTAATCATTAGTGGGGTATCAGCTAAGTTCATTTGTGCATATGATTGCCATACGAGGTTGTTATCATCACGTACTGTTAGCTCAGGTTGCATTTAATCCTAACTTCTTTAAGAGGTTTAAGTCTTTTTCCATCTCAGGGTTTTTGGTGGTAAGTAGCTTTGCACCATAAAAAATTGAGTTAGCTCCAGCCATAAAGCATAAAACTTGGGCTTCTTCTGACATATTATTTCTTCCGGCTGAAAGCCTTACTCGTGCTTTAGGCATAATTATTCTTGCTGCCGCTATAGTTTTAATAAACTCAAAAATATCTATATCTTTACTATTCCCAAGAGGAGTACCCTTTACTTTCACTAATAGGTTAATAGGAACGCTCTCAGGATATGGATCTAAGTTAGCGAGTGTAACTAGCAAATCAGCACGATCCTCTAATTTTTCTCCCATACCTATTATCCCACCGCAGCATACTTTGATGCCAGCATCTCTTACATTTTGTAAAGTCTCAAGCCTATCAGCATAAGTACGGGTAGTTATGATCTCTTTATAATAGTTTTCAGAAGTATCTAGATTATGATTATAATAATCCAGTCCTGCGTTATTTAATATGCTGGCTTGCTTTTTGGTTAACATTCCTAAAGTCAGGCAAGTTTCAAGCCCTAACAATTTCACCTGCTTAATGATTTCAGTAATTTGTGGCAAGTCTCTATCATGCAATGAGCGCCACGCTGCTCCCATACAAAATCTTTCAGCACCATTTATTTTAGCAAATTTTGCTTGTTCTAAAATAATGTTGATATCCATCAAACTCTCTTTTTTAACAGCAGTATTGTAATGAGCTGATTGAGGACAATATTTGCAATCTTCTGGGCAAGAACCTGTTTTGATGCTGAATAGAGTACTGATCTGTATATCTTGCTTAGGAAAATGCTCTCTGTGTACCTGATGTGCTTTATGCATCACATCCAAAAATGGTAACTCAAATAGCTTTAACACTTGTTGTTTTGTCCATTTCATAACAGTAAACCGTAAAATTAAAATTAGTTGACTGATCAAGTGGGGTAACATATTGTCTAAGGATCGTCAATAATAATTTATAACTATATGATTGATATTACAGCAAGATTAGAGGCTTATAGAGCTGACTCCCTTTTGCGAGAACAGTATATTGTAGCGCATCATTATATAAACTTTGCCTCTAATGATTATCTTTGCTTGGCTCAAGATTCAACAGTAAAAGCAGCCTTTAAAGAAGGAGTGGATCTTTATGGGCTTGGCAGTGGAGCCTCAGCAATGGTTACAGGATACTCGCAGGCTCATAAAGATATAGAACAAAAATTTGCTGAATTTTTAAATCGAGACCAAGCTGTTTTATTTAATTCAGGGTATCTTGCGAACTTAGGAGTAATTAGCACTTTAGCTGATAAGAACTCTAGTATTGTTGCTGATAAATTGGTCCATGCATCACTCATTGATGGGATTAAACTTTCACAAGCAAAGCTGCGTAGGTTTAAGCATAATGATATGGAGCATGCAGAACTTATATTATCTAAAAAGTTTAAGCAAAGTTTGTTGATTACTGAAAGTATATTTAGTATGGAAGGAGATATCGCTCCTGCTCATAAGCTAGCAAATTTGGCTTCAAAATATGGTTCTACATTTATTATTGATGATGCTCATGCTATAGGAGTTTTAGGTAAGAGGGGCAGAGGAATTTGTGAGTATTATAATTTAACCCAAAAAGATGTACCTTGTCTGATAATACCTTTAGGTAAAGCTGTTGGCAGCCAAGGTGCAGTTGTGGCAGGAGATAAAAATTTAATCCAGGCTTTAAAGCAGTTTGCCAGAACCTATATTTATACAACTGCACTTCCCCCAGCCATGCCCCATGCAACGCTTGCAGCACTTAAGATTATAAATGAAGAAAATTGGCGCAGGCAAAAATTAAATGAGCTGATTTTATTTTTTGTAGAAATGGCAGATAATTTAGAGCTGCCTCTAGTTTCAAAAGACTTAACACCTATAAAATCTATATTGGTTGGTGATAACAATAGAACATTAAAAATTCAAAAATATTTACTAGATAAAGGACTTTTCATTTCTTGCATAAGACCACCAACAGTGCCAAAAAATACAGCAAGAATAAGAATTTCTCTTAATTGCCTTCACTCAAAACAACAAATCTTAAATTTATTACAATTAATTGCTGAAAAATATTATGAGTAGCCATTCTGTTGTATTGTTACCCGGGCTTGGTTTTAAATCATCAATTTGGGATTTCATTACTCCGAGCTTAAAGGATTATCAAGTTACTTTGATAGATTTACCTGAGATTGATAATCTTGATATCAAAAAGATAATAGATATTATTGCCAGTAAAATATCTGATAATTCTATTATTATCGGATGGTCACTTGGTGGGCTGATAGCAACTTATTTATACCATTTATTACCCCATAAATGTAGCAAACTTGCTTTAATAGCGAGCACTCCAAAATTTATGGAAGATAAAAATTGGCCCGGAATAACCCTTTCTCAAATTGAAAGTAATATGAAAAATTTTAGCGGGATAGTCCAATATCCTAATAAATCTACCCAGGTAAGGCGCTACCTAGCAGAACATCAAACTGCGGTCCCTGCAAACCACTTAAAATTAATTAAAAGCTTAGATGCAAGGGAAATTTACAACAATCTTAAAATACCAGTGCTAAATATTTTAGGTGAGAAAGATGCAATTATTCCTTTAAGGCAGACTGAATATTTTCCCAGGTTTCATCAGATAATAATTATTCCTAAAGCAGGTCATGTGCCATTTTTAACCCATACCGAAATTATAAAGGATGAACTGATAAGGTTTATAGATTTATGCTAAACTCACTAGAAATTAAGAACCATTTTAATAAAGCAGCAAGTACTTATGATGCTAACTGCTATATCCAAACATTGGTGGGAACTAATTTGATTAATAGGCTTAGAGCCTACAAAGCAACAGCTCAAAATATTATAGACTTAGGCTGTGGTACTGGACTTTTAACTGAGATGCTTGCTGAAAGATATAGTAATTTTGAACAATTTTTTGCTATCGATATAGCTGATAGCTTTTTAGAAAAAGCAAGAGAAAGACTATACAAGTTTAACATTGAGATTCTTGAAAAAAGTTTTGAAAGTTTTTATTATCCTAAAATTGTATTTGATCTGGTTGTTGCTAATCTAAGTTTACATTGGAGTAGTAATCTAGAATTAACCTTGCACAACATCTATAATAATTTATCTAATGAAGGAGTTTTAGCCTTTTCATTACCTTTAGATGGAACATTTAAAGAGCTGGGTACAGATAGGATCTTACCTTTTTTTAAACAACATGATATTCAGTTAATGTTAGCAAGAACTAGCTATAAAATTTTAAGTGCTGATCTGTATGTAAAATCTATAGTATTTCCTTCCTTTATCCTAGCTCTTAAGTCAATAAAGCAAGTGGGAGCAAATTATTACGGCATAAGAAAACACAATTCTAACTTATTATATTTTAAAAAACAGGCTAAGCTGCCCTTTAGACTAACCTATAACATAGGTATTTTTATTGTTACTAAAGAGGGTAGTAATGACTTATAAATTCTTTATTACCGGAACTGACACCAATATAGGTAAGACTTATATAAGCATTGGATTAATAAAAAAATTTCAACAATCAGGCTTTAGGACGTTAGGACTCAAACCTATTGCAAGTGGTGGAAAAATTATAGATGGCAAAATTTACAATGAGGATGCGTTATGCTTACAAAAGCATTCTTCTAAAAATCTAGATTATGACCTCATTAACCCCTTTTGCTTTTTGCCTCCTATTTCTCCGAATATTGCAGCTGAGCGTGTTAAACTCAAATTGACGGTAGAAGATATATATCAAAAAATTTATCCCACCATAAATGGCAATTATGAGGTTTATATAGTTGAGGGGGTAGGGGGGTGGAAAGTGCCTTTAAATGATCAGGAAACGCTTGCAGATCTAGTTTATAAACTTAATATCCCCATAATATTAGTAATTGGAATTAGGCTTGGTTGCATAAACCATTCAATACTTACCTATGAATCAATATTGAATAAAAATCTTATGTTAAAGGGGTGGGTTGCTAATTGTCTTGGTCCTACAAATCTGGAAAACGATGCTAATATTGAAACCTTAAAACAATATATTAAAGCTCCCTGTTTAGGCGTTGTAGGATTGAACCAACAACCAGAAGAAATGCTAGATATTACTCCTTTATTATAGTAGTATCACCTGAGGAAAAAGGTTTTATATATCCTTTTTCAACTTCCAACATTAAATTACCCTGGTTGTTAATACCTCGTCCATAACCGCTAATGATATTATTGCCTGAGACAAGTTTAACTTTTTTGTTAAGTAACATATCCCGTTGTTCCCACTCTGTTTTAAATGGGTTAAACCCTTCTTGGTTAAATTTTTTGAGATAGGTGGTTAGGCTGTTAATTAGAGAGATGCATAACTTATTTCTATCAACATCTTGGTTTAATAGTTG
This window of the Rickettsiales endosymbiont of Stachyamoeba lipophora genome carries:
- a CDS encoding methyltransferase domain-containing protein — translated: MLNSLEIKNHFNKAASTYDANCYIQTLVGTNLINRLRAYKATAQNIIDLGCGTGLLTEMLAERYSNFEQFFAIDIADSFLEKARERLYKFNIEILEKSFESFYYPKIVFDLVVANLSLHWSSNLELTLHNIYNNLSNEGVLAFSLPLDGTFKELGTDRILPFFKQHDIQLMLARTSYKILSADLYVKSIVFPSFILALKSIKQVGANYYGIRKHNSNLLYFKKQAKLPFRLTYNIGIFIVTKEGSNDL
- the bioD gene encoding dethiobiotin synthase codes for the protein MTYKFFITGTDTNIGKTYISIGLIKKFQQSGFRTLGLKPIASGGKIIDGKIYNEDALCLQKHSSKNLDYDLINPFCFLPPISPNIAAERVKLKLTVEDIYQKIYPTINGNYEVYIVEGVGGWKVPLNDQETLADLVYKLNIPIILVIGIRLGCINHSILTYESILNKNLMLKGWVANCLGPTNLENDANIETLKQYIKAPCLGVVGLNQQPEEMLDITPLL